The following DNA comes from Desulfomicrobium macestii.
GTAGCAAGCTTATTGAGTGTGCCGCGCGAATCATCACCGAGCAAGGCCCCAATGCTGTCACAATCCAGGCCGTCGCTGACGCGGCTGGGGTCACAAAAGGAGGACTTCTCCATCATTTCAAGAACAAGAATCAACTTAGCGAGGCTGTATCAAGGTATTTCATAGAACAACTGGATACAGAAATTAGCAAGTTGATGGCTGAAGATTCAGTAGAATACGGGCGATTTACAAGGGCTTATATCAATTCAATCTGGAAAGATGTTGCCTCGGAAC
Coding sequences within:
- a CDS encoding TetR/AcrR family transcriptional regulator, whose translation is MATAHKRKKQPEIVRSKLIECAARIITEQGPNAVTIQAVADAAGVTKGGLLHHFKNKNQLSEAVSRYFIEQLDTEISKLMAEDSVEYGRFTRAYINSIWKDVASEQEEQLIFFAFYALSEPQLKSMYNEWMKEKQKLHHNTDSDKMLQVLRYAADGIWFEVLT